A genomic region of Dunckerocampus dactyliophorus isolate RoL2022-P2 chromosome 8, RoL_Ddac_1.1, whole genome shotgun sequence contains the following coding sequences:
- the LOC129185897 gene encoding band 4.1-like protein 1 isoform X4: MQGSTLDGKMAKQNSKLLDEVKGSDDTSEKTSPNKNLKSPQKSSKRLKTTAFKVALLDLSDFKGDIEKHSKGQTLIDVVCEHLNLLEKDYFGLTFADTDTQKNWLDPSKEIKKQMRNCLWHFAFAVKFYPPDPSQLTEDITRYYLCLQLRDDMLSGRLPCSFVTHALLGSYTVQAELGDHDQDEHGSDYVSDFHFAPNQTRELEERVMELHRSYKGMTPAEAEINFLENAKKLSMYGVDLHHAKVCIDLERPAGFFSVVQKSFLTFSVSFLLQDSEGIDIMLGVCANGLLVYRDRLRINRFAWPKILKISYKRSNFYIKIRPGEYEQFESTIGFKLPNHRAAKRLWKVCIEHHTFFRLVSPEPPPKGFLVMGSKFRYSGRTQAQTRQASALIDRPAPHFERSTSKRYLLSRSLDGAEFSRPVSAMCENHDGLFHHSVSEQRHLHSPSVDEQETELEPSLEQDEEDLDQEQGQETERDENQNGNVTPSKKKEIMDEAGSPAGIKQELCQLEQDATPRQKQEFLDKSQDVLLKHQASINELKRALREPNSKLMSREKRLSATSPPGTPDKKALGGRAVAADPINSLSVEGFIQKNLATSPEGSEEWVLIEKQHHDWKVKENNSPTSDFSWEKKQQEKVIHNAKMMHIEVTGSDRKEMKSHIDEFPSTKSAREAAMFSEQWPTSKGRFEIQLLANADLSQDKSPRKPSEAPSSVPKDNVSVVSHQMKEYMASKPRKKRRPQSLNIGMPPELVSGKGESDSTAEENEDSDDNTEKPSETGYYCQSAAMELVKVNREPEKSEAFRAYEDSKENKVAGEWQEVFHQDAEQLRKPEPVGPAEINGPGKVDHDISFSSVKGEGVIKIRGKGFIDNKELAEVKLRQVRTHERKISTSGAEDIEGLLGDRRQRTSLHRLSGGHQSEITRIVPLKPERSKSIACKDDRDKTGQAELTRSVRREYRWSVGSPEGTSDLNWTDISTLHPAFETDMESITKQEHSDESYQSSESHIFASKNSSLPKTIPPAPPVKTQKARESGLILRNSRNVVREPSLEAVKKRHSEPVPAPFVCDEPFTDSKKELSDNKPQAIVTREEEPERDNSGCIRQPHLGIERKCSSMTVSSTSSLEAEVDFTVITDLHPCMDDIAEGLSDSGAKERQPEVAREDFEETSRFYSACLMGSRDKSPIEKLPEEGLYHEPPVAKRDASAVSMAQMLKRADSKTESHTNGSEVQMNIINVSPQLSFTQEARVSLKENASPIKASVQGKELIVSPLSITAESVTTATTTQVTKTVKGGYSETRIEKRIIITGDDDVDQHQALAMAIQEAKQQHPDMLVTKAVVIRETESPTEELQKS, from the exons ATGCAGGGATCAACCTTGGATGGCAAAATGGCCAAACAG AATTCCAAGCTTCTAGATGAAGTCAAAGGAAGCGATGACACGTCTGAGAAGACATCCCCAAACAAGAACCTCAAATCACCACAGAAAAGCTCCAAGCGACTTAAAACAACAGCGTTTAAAGTAGCGCTGCTGGATTTGTCTGATTTCAAAGGAGACATTGAG AAACACTCGAAAGGACAGACGCTGATAGACGTGGTGTGTGAGCACCTCAATTTGCTGGAGAAGGACTACTTTGGCCTGACCTTTGCAGACACAGACACCCAAAAG AACTGGTTGGACCCCTCCAAGGAAATCAAGAAACAGATGCGCA ACTGTCTCTGGCACTTTGCCTTTGCTGTCAAGTTCTACCCTCCAGACCCCTCTCAACTCACTGAAGATATTACCAG ATACTACCTATGTCTGCAGCTGAGGGATGACATGCTGTCAGGTCGACTGCCGTGCTCGTTCGTCACCCACGCCCTACTGGGTTCCTATACGGTTCAAGCGGAGCTCGGCGACCATGATCAGGACGAGCATGGCTCTGACTATGTCAGCGATTTCCATTTTGCACCCAATCAAACTCGCGAACTGGAGGAGAGAGTGATGGAGCTCCATCGAAGCTACAA GGGTATGACTCCAGCAGAGGCTGAAATTAACTTCCTGGAGAATGCAAAGAAGTTGTCCATGTATGGGGTGGACCTGCACCATGCTAAGGTTTGCATTGACTTAGAAAGACCAGCGGGGTTTTTTTCAGTTGTGCAAAAAtcatttttgactttttctgtGTCATTTCTGCTACAGGATTCGGAAGGGATCGACATTATGTTGGGTGTCTGCGCCAACGGCCTGCTGGTGTACCGTGATAGGCTGAGGATCAACCGCTTTGCTTGGCCAAAGATCCTTAAGATCTCCTACAAGAGGAGCAACTTTTACATTAAGATACGACCTGGAGAG TATGAGCAGTTTGAAAGCACTATTGGTTTTAAGCTTCCCAACCACAGAGCTGCCAAAAGGCTGTGGAAAGTCTGCATTGAGCATCACACCTTCTTCCG GTTGGTTTCTCCAGAGCCTCCTCCCAAGGGCTTCTTGGTAATGGGCTCAAAGTTCCGATACAGTGGAAGAACGCAGGCTCAAACCAGACAGGCCAGTGCTCTCATAGACAGGCCCGCTCCACACTTTGAACGATCCACCAGCAAAAGATACCTGCTCTCTAGAAGTTTGGATGGAG CAGAGTTCTCCCGGCCGGTGTCAGCCATGTGTGAGAATCACGATGGCCTCTTCCACCACAGCGTGAGTGAACAGCGTCATCTCCACAGCCCATCTGTGGATGAGCAGGAGACTGAGCTGGAGCCCAGTTTGGAACAAGACGAGGAGGATTTGGACCAGGAGCAGGGCCAGGAGACTGAAAGGGACGAAAACCAGAACGGAAATGTTACTCCGAGCAAGAAGAAAGAAATTATG GATGAGGCTGGATCACCAGCGGGCATTAAACAGGAG CTGTGTCAATTGGAGCAGGACGCCACTCCCCGGCAAAAACAGGAG TTTCTGGATAAGTCGCAGGATGTCTTGCTAAAGCACCAAGCCAGTATCAATGAGCTGAAACGAGCCCTGAGGGAGCCCAACAGCAAGCTGATGAGCCGTGAGAAGCGTCTGTCAGCAACCTCGCCACCCGGCACACCGGATAAAAAAGCT TTGGGGGGCCGAGCAGTGGCAGCAGACCCCATTAACAGCCTGTCTGTTGAGGGGTTCATCCAGAAGAATCTGGCGACTTCACCTGAG GGCTCTGAGGAGTGGgtattgattgaaaaacaacacCATGActggaaagtgaaagaaaataacTCTCCCACATCTGATTTCTCCtgggagaaaaaacaacaggaaaaagtGATACACAATGCCAAGATGATGCATATTGAGGTGACAGGGTCTGacagaaaagaaatgaaaagccACATTGATGAATTTCCATCAACAAAATCAGCCAGAGAGGCAGCTATGTTTTCTGAGCAGTGGCCCACTAGCAAAGGTCGTTTTGAGATTCAATTATTGGCAAATGCGGACTTGTCTCAAGACAAATCTCCAAGAAAACCATCTGAAGCCCCAAGCTCTGTGCCAAAGGACAATGTGTCCGTGGTCTCACACCAGATGAAGGAATATATGGCTTCAAAGCCGAGAAAAAAGAGGAGACCCCAGAGCCTAAACATAGGAATGCCTCCAGAGCTTGTCTCTGGGAAAGGGGAAAGCGATTCTACTGCAGAGGAAAACGAGGACTCAGATGATAATACAGAAAAACCATCTGAAACAGGATATTATTGTCAATCAGCAGCAATGGAGTTGGTGAAAGTTAATCGGGAACCAGAAAAGAGTGAGGCCTTCAGGGCCTATGAAGACAGCAAGGAGAACAAAGTGGCAGGAGAATGGCAGGAAGTTTTCCATCAAGATGCAGAACAACTTAGGAAGCCAGAACCGGTTGGCCCAGCAGAAATAAATGGACCAGGCAAAGTAGACCATGATATCTCATTTTCAAGTGTAAAAGGGGAGGGCGTAATTAAGATAAGGGGAAAGGGCTTTATTGACAATAAAGAGCTAGCAGAGGTAAAACTGCGACAGGTCAGGACGCATGAGAGAAAGATAAGTACTTCTGGAGCAGAGGATATTGAAGGTCTTCTGGGAGACAGACGTCAGAGGACGTCTCTCCACCGGTTGTCAGGCGGCCATCAGTCAGAAATAACCAGGATTGTTCCTCTCAAGCCAGAGCGGTCAAAGAGCATAGCATGTAAGGATGACAGGGACAAGACCGGACAGGCTGAGCTAACACGCAGTGTAAGAAGAGAATACCGCTGGTCGGTTGGCTCTCCAGAGGGAACCTCAGACCTCAACTGGACTGACATCTCTACGCTCCATCCAGCATTTGAAACCGATATGGAGAGCATCACTAAGCAAGAGCATTCGGATGAAAGCTATCAGTCCTCAGAAAGTCACATCTTTGCCTCGAAGAACTCATCACTTCCCAAAACGATACCTCCAGCCCCACCAGTGAAAACCCAGAAGGCCAGAGAATCGGGACTCATACTACGCAACAGCCGGAATGTGGTCAGAGAGCCGAGCCTGGAAGCAGTCAAGAAGAGACATTCG GAGCCAGTCCCTGCTCCCTTTGTTTGTGATGAGCCATTCACTGATTCCAAG AAGGAGCTCAGTGACAACAAGCCCCAGGCAATTGTAACTCGTGAGGAGGAACCGGAGCGGGACAACTCGGGCTGCATTAGACAGCCCCATTTGGGCATTGAACGCAAGTGTTCCAGCATGACGGTCAGCTCCACATCGAGCTTAGAGGCTGAGGTCGACTTCACGGTCATCACAGACCTCCATCCCTGCATGGACGACATAGCTGAAGGCTTGTCCGATTCAGGAGCGAAGGAGAGGCAGCCCGAGGTGGCACGGGAGGACTTTGAGGAAACATCCAGGTTCTACTCTGCATGTCTCATGGGCTCAAGGGACAAATCTCCCATAGAGAAACTTCCTGAAGAGGGACTGTATCATGAG CCCCCCGTGGCAAAGAGAGACGCCAGTGCTGTGAGCATGGCCCAGATGCTTAAAAGGGCCGACTCCAAGACAGAGTCTCACACTAATGGATCAGAGGTTCAAATGAATATTATCAACGTCTCACCACAG CTGTCCTTCACACAAGAGGCCCGAGTCAGCCTTAAAGAAAATGCATCACCT ATTAAAGCCAGTGTCCAAGGTAAAGAGCTCATTGTGTCCCCACTGAGCATCACTGCTGAAAGTGTCACCACTGCAACCACAACTCAAGTTACCAAG ACGGTAAAAGGAGGCTACTCAGAGACCAGAATTGAGAAAAGGATTATCATCACAGGAGATGATGATGTAGATCAACATCAG GCTCTTGCCATGGCGATCCAAGAGGCCAAGCAGCAGCATCCTGACATGCTGGTGACAAAAGCAGTTGTTATTAGGGAGACAGAGTCTCCCACTGAGGAACTACAGAAG tcctga
- the LOC129185897 gene encoding band 4.1-like protein 1 isoform X3, with translation MQGSTLDGKMAKQEQNSKLLDEVKGSDDTSEKTSPNKNLKSPQKSSKRLKTTAFKVALLDLSDFKGDIEKHSKGQTLIDVVCEHLNLLEKDYFGLTFADTDTQKNWLDPSKEIKKQMRNCLWHFAFAVKFYPPDPSQLTEDITRYYLCLQLRDDMLSGRLPCSFVTHALLGSYTVQAELGDHDQDEHGSDYVSDFHFAPNQTRELEERVMELHRSYKGMTPAEAEINFLENAKKLSMYGVDLHHAKVCIDLERPAGFFSVVQKSFLTFSVSFLLQDSEGIDIMLGVCANGLLVYRDRLRINRFAWPKILKISYKRSNFYIKIRPGEYEQFESTIGFKLPNHRAAKRLWKVCIEHHTFFRLVSPEPPPKGFLVMGSKFRYSGRTQAQTRQASALIDRPAPHFERSTSKRYLLSRSLDGAEFSRPVSAMCENHDGLFHHSVSEQRHLHSPSVDEQETELEPSLEQDEEDLDQEQGQETERDENQNGNVTPSKKKEIMDEAGSPAGIKQELCQLEQDATPRQKQEFLDKSQDVLLKHQASINELKRALREPNSKLMSREKRLSATSPPGTPDKKALGGRAVAADPINSLSVEGFIQKNLATSPEGSEEWVLIEKQHHDWKVKENNSPTSDFSWEKKQQEKVIHNAKMMHIEVTGSDRKEMKSHIDEFPSTKSAREAAMFSEQWPTSKGRFEIQLLANADLSQDKSPRKPSEAPSSVPKDNVSVVSHQMKEYMASKPRKKRRPQSLNIGMPPELVSGKGESDSTAEENEDSDDNTEKPSETGYYCQSAAMELVKVNREPEKSEAFRAYEDSKENKVAGEWQEVFHQDAEQLRKPEPVGPAEINGPGKVDHDISFSSVKGEGVIKIRGKGFIDNKELAEVKLRQVRTHERKISTSGAEDIEGLLGDRRQRTSLHRLSGGHQSEITRIVPLKPERSKSIACKDDRDKTGQAELTRSVRREYRWSVGSPEGTSDLNWTDISTLHPAFETDMESITKQEHSDESYQSSESHIFASKNSSLPKTIPPAPPVKTQKARESGLILRNSRNVVREPSLEAVKKRHSEPVPAPFVCDEPFTDSKELSDNKPQAIVTREEEPERDNSGCIRQPHLGIERKCSSMTVSSTSSLEAEVDFTVITDLHPCMDDIAEGLSDSGAKERQPEVAREDFEETSRFYSACLMGSRDKSPIEKLPEEGLYHEPPVAKRDASAVSMAQMLKRADSKTESHTNGSEVQMNIINVSPQLSFTQEARVSLKENASPIKASVQGKELIVSPLSITAESVTTATTTQVTKTVKGGYSETRIEKRIIITGDDDVDQHQALAMAIQEAKQQHPDMLVTKAVVIRETESPTEELQKS, from the exons ATGCAGGGATCAACCTTGGATGGCAAAATGGCCAAACAG GAGCAGAATTCCAAGCTTCTAGATGAAGTCAAAGGAAGCGATGACACGTCTGAGAAGACATCCCCAAACAAGAACCTCAAATCACCACAGAAAAGCTCCAAGCGACTTAAAACAACAGCGTTTAAAGTAGCGCTGCTGGATTTGTCTGATTTCAAAGGAGACATTGAG AAACACTCGAAAGGACAGACGCTGATAGACGTGGTGTGTGAGCACCTCAATTTGCTGGAGAAGGACTACTTTGGCCTGACCTTTGCAGACACAGACACCCAAAAG AACTGGTTGGACCCCTCCAAGGAAATCAAGAAACAGATGCGCA ACTGTCTCTGGCACTTTGCCTTTGCTGTCAAGTTCTACCCTCCAGACCCCTCTCAACTCACTGAAGATATTACCAG ATACTACCTATGTCTGCAGCTGAGGGATGACATGCTGTCAGGTCGACTGCCGTGCTCGTTCGTCACCCACGCCCTACTGGGTTCCTATACGGTTCAAGCGGAGCTCGGCGACCATGATCAGGACGAGCATGGCTCTGACTATGTCAGCGATTTCCATTTTGCACCCAATCAAACTCGCGAACTGGAGGAGAGAGTGATGGAGCTCCATCGAAGCTACAA GGGTATGACTCCAGCAGAGGCTGAAATTAACTTCCTGGAGAATGCAAAGAAGTTGTCCATGTATGGGGTGGACCTGCACCATGCTAAGGTTTGCATTGACTTAGAAAGACCAGCGGGGTTTTTTTCAGTTGTGCAAAAAtcatttttgactttttctgtGTCATTTCTGCTACAGGATTCGGAAGGGATCGACATTATGTTGGGTGTCTGCGCCAACGGCCTGCTGGTGTACCGTGATAGGCTGAGGATCAACCGCTTTGCTTGGCCAAAGATCCTTAAGATCTCCTACAAGAGGAGCAACTTTTACATTAAGATACGACCTGGAGAG TATGAGCAGTTTGAAAGCACTATTGGTTTTAAGCTTCCCAACCACAGAGCTGCCAAAAGGCTGTGGAAAGTCTGCATTGAGCATCACACCTTCTTCCG GTTGGTTTCTCCAGAGCCTCCTCCCAAGGGCTTCTTGGTAATGGGCTCAAAGTTCCGATACAGTGGAAGAACGCAGGCTCAAACCAGACAGGCCAGTGCTCTCATAGACAGGCCCGCTCCACACTTTGAACGATCCACCAGCAAAAGATACCTGCTCTCTAGAAGTTTGGATGGAG CAGAGTTCTCCCGGCCGGTGTCAGCCATGTGTGAGAATCACGATGGCCTCTTCCACCACAGCGTGAGTGAACAGCGTCATCTCCACAGCCCATCTGTGGATGAGCAGGAGACTGAGCTGGAGCCCAGTTTGGAACAAGACGAGGAGGATTTGGACCAGGAGCAGGGCCAGGAGACTGAAAGGGACGAAAACCAGAACGGAAATGTTACTCCGAGCAAGAAGAAAGAAATTATG GATGAGGCTGGATCACCAGCGGGCATTAAACAGGAG CTGTGTCAATTGGAGCAGGACGCCACTCCCCGGCAAAAACAGGAG TTTCTGGATAAGTCGCAGGATGTCTTGCTAAAGCACCAAGCCAGTATCAATGAGCTGAAACGAGCCCTGAGGGAGCCCAACAGCAAGCTGATGAGCCGTGAGAAGCGTCTGTCAGCAACCTCGCCACCCGGCACACCGGATAAAAAAGCT TTGGGGGGCCGAGCAGTGGCAGCAGACCCCATTAACAGCCTGTCTGTTGAGGGGTTCATCCAGAAGAATCTGGCGACTTCACCTGAG GGCTCTGAGGAGTGGgtattgattgaaaaacaacacCATGActggaaagtgaaagaaaataacTCTCCCACATCTGATTTCTCCtgggagaaaaaacaacaggaaaaagtGATACACAATGCCAAGATGATGCATATTGAGGTGACAGGGTCTGacagaaaagaaatgaaaagccACATTGATGAATTTCCATCAACAAAATCAGCCAGAGAGGCAGCTATGTTTTCTGAGCAGTGGCCCACTAGCAAAGGTCGTTTTGAGATTCAATTATTGGCAAATGCGGACTTGTCTCAAGACAAATCTCCAAGAAAACCATCTGAAGCCCCAAGCTCTGTGCCAAAGGACAATGTGTCCGTGGTCTCACACCAGATGAAGGAATATATGGCTTCAAAGCCGAGAAAAAAGAGGAGACCCCAGAGCCTAAACATAGGAATGCCTCCAGAGCTTGTCTCTGGGAAAGGGGAAAGCGATTCTACTGCAGAGGAAAACGAGGACTCAGATGATAATACAGAAAAACCATCTGAAACAGGATATTATTGTCAATCAGCAGCAATGGAGTTGGTGAAAGTTAATCGGGAACCAGAAAAGAGTGAGGCCTTCAGGGCCTATGAAGACAGCAAGGAGAACAAAGTGGCAGGAGAATGGCAGGAAGTTTTCCATCAAGATGCAGAACAACTTAGGAAGCCAGAACCGGTTGGCCCAGCAGAAATAAATGGACCAGGCAAAGTAGACCATGATATCTCATTTTCAAGTGTAAAAGGGGAGGGCGTAATTAAGATAAGGGGAAAGGGCTTTATTGACAATAAAGAGCTAGCAGAGGTAAAACTGCGACAGGTCAGGACGCATGAGAGAAAGATAAGTACTTCTGGAGCAGAGGATATTGAAGGTCTTCTGGGAGACAGACGTCAGAGGACGTCTCTCCACCGGTTGTCAGGCGGCCATCAGTCAGAAATAACCAGGATTGTTCCTCTCAAGCCAGAGCGGTCAAAGAGCATAGCATGTAAGGATGACAGGGACAAGACCGGACAGGCTGAGCTAACACGCAGTGTAAGAAGAGAATACCGCTGGTCGGTTGGCTCTCCAGAGGGAACCTCAGACCTCAACTGGACTGACATCTCTACGCTCCATCCAGCATTTGAAACCGATATGGAGAGCATCACTAAGCAAGAGCATTCGGATGAAAGCTATCAGTCCTCAGAAAGTCACATCTTTGCCTCGAAGAACTCATCACTTCCCAAAACGATACCTCCAGCCCCACCAGTGAAAACCCAGAAGGCCAGAGAATCGGGACTCATACTACGCAACAGCCGGAATGTGGTCAGAGAGCCGAGCCTGGAAGCAGTCAAGAAGAGACATTCG GAGCCAGTCCCTGCTCCCTTTGTTTGTGATGAGCCATTCACTGATTCCAAG GAGCTCAGTGACAACAAGCCCCAGGCAATTGTAACTCGTGAGGAGGAACCGGAGCGGGACAACTCGGGCTGCATTAGACAGCCCCATTTGGGCATTGAACGCAAGTGTTCCAGCATGACGGTCAGCTCCACATCGAGCTTAGAGGCTGAGGTCGACTTCACGGTCATCACAGACCTCCATCCCTGCATGGACGACATAGCTGAAGGCTTGTCCGATTCAGGAGCGAAGGAGAGGCAGCCCGAGGTGGCACGGGAGGACTTTGAGGAAACATCCAGGTTCTACTCTGCATGTCTCATGGGCTCAAGGGACAAATCTCCCATAGAGAAACTTCCTGAAGAGGGACTGTATCATGAG CCCCCCGTGGCAAAGAGAGACGCCAGTGCTGTGAGCATGGCCCAGATGCTTAAAAGGGCCGACTCCAAGACAGAGTCTCACACTAATGGATCAGAGGTTCAAATGAATATTATCAACGTCTCACCACAG CTGTCCTTCACACAAGAGGCCCGAGTCAGCCTTAAAGAAAATGCATCACCT ATTAAAGCCAGTGTCCAAGGTAAAGAGCTCATTGTGTCCCCACTGAGCATCACTGCTGAAAGTGTCACCACTGCAACCACAACTCAAGTTACCAAG ACGGTAAAAGGAGGCTACTCAGAGACCAGAATTGAGAAAAGGATTATCATCACAGGAGATGATGATGTAGATCAACATCAG GCTCTTGCCATGGCGATCCAAGAGGCCAAGCAGCAGCATCCTGACATGCTGGTGACAAAAGCAGTTGTTATTAGGGAGACAGAGTCTCCCACTGAGGAACTACAGAAG tcctga